In Paenibacillus kyungheensis, the following are encoded in one genomic region:
- a CDS encoding DUF1836 domain-containing protein produces MEDKLAQELEAWGKEKVAYKFPRWEQIPDIDLYMDQVVALLEKHFHKFPGESAGKLISPSMINNYVKQGIIPPTIKKRYSRTHIAYLMMLCTLKPVLPLAVIQGIIEFQLQTKTFAEVYDHFVTEQEQASSYTMEQAKAESRLLGQTTTTEQEMLSNLSLKMAVLANSSKILAEKIIEMERAEGKLSTLDDHGKKTKKIKM; encoded by the coding sequence ATGGAAGACAAACTGGCTCAAGAATTAGAAGCATGGGGTAAAGAGAAAGTGGCTTATAAGTTTCCCAGATGGGAGCAGATTCCCGACATTGATTTATATATGGATCAAGTGGTCGCTTTATTAGAAAAGCATTTTCACAAATTCCCCGGGGAGAGTGCAGGCAAGTTAATCTCACCCTCTATGATCAACAATTATGTCAAACAGGGCATTATTCCACCTACGATCAAAAAGCGCTATTCCCGTACGCATATTGCTTACTTGATGATGCTGTGCACCCTCAAACCTGTATTACCTTTAGCAGTCATACAAGGTATTATCGAATTTCAATTACAGACCAAAACATTTGCTGAAGTGTATGATCACTTTGTGACAGAACAAGAGCAAGCATCCAGTTATACGATGGAACAAGCCAAAGCTGAGAGCAGATTGCTCGGTCAGACGACTACGACAGAACAAGAAATGTTAAGTAATCTTTCGCTCAAAATGGCAGTATTGGCGAACTCCAGTAAGATTTTGGCGGAAAAGATTATAGAAATGGAGCGAGCAGAAGGAAAGCTCTCTACGCTAGATGATCATGGTAAAAAAACGAAAAAGATCAAAATGTAA
- a CDS encoding DegV family protein: MKSIAWVTDSTAMIDTDFAAEHHIYIVPLRLIVNNEAYKENVEITAEQFYEKMRQNESVGSSQPPIGEFMELYESIKDKYDDIIVIHCSSELSGTYHTSLQAAEITETSVIGIDSKVGAFPLREMVMQGVKWQQQGDTALEIKAKIDMIIENMDFYLIPASLSQLHRSGRVSGTQLVISQLLRIHLLLRFVEGKIIVEDKIRTFKKAKHKLMDILKKDIDLVKSVCIMHANNIEEAFQMEKEISVFAPLLKIEIAPFIPVVGVHAGEGTMALAWIRQN, translated from the coding sequence ATGAAATCAATTGCTTGGGTGACAGATAGTACAGCTATGATCGATACTGATTTTGCAGCAGAACATCATATTTATATTGTACCTTTACGTCTGATTGTGAACAATGAAGCGTACAAAGAAAATGTTGAAATTACAGCAGAACAATTTTATGAGAAAATGCGTCAAAACGAAAGTGTAGGTAGCTCACAGCCACCGATTGGCGAATTTATGGAATTATACGAATCTATTAAAGATAAATATGACGATATTATCGTGATTCATTGTTCTTCTGAATTAAGTGGTACGTATCACACTTCACTACAAGCGGCTGAGATCACTGAAACTTCTGTGATCGGGATTGATTCCAAAGTCGGCGCTTTTCCTTTACGTGAAATGGTTATGCAAGGAGTCAAATGGCAACAACAAGGCGATACGGCTCTGGAGATCAAAGCCAAAATCGATATGATTATTGAAAATATGGACTTTTATCTGATTCCAGCAAGTCTTTCTCAATTGCATCGTAGTGGACGGGTATCCGGTACTCAATTGGTGATCAGTCAGTTACTACGTATCCACCTCCTATTGCGTTTTGTAGAAGGTAAAATTATTGTAGAAGACAAAATTCGTACTTTCAAAAAAGCCAAACACAAACTGATGGATATTCTCAAAAAAGATATCGATCTGGTCAAAAGTGTATGTATTATGCACGCTAACAATATTGAAGAAGCATTTCAAATGGAGAAAGAAATCAGTGTATTTGCTCCGCTACTCAAAATTGAAATTGCTCCCTTTATTCCTGTTGTCGGTGTTCACGCCGGTGAAGGTACAATGGCATTAGCATGGATTCGTCAAAATTAA
- a CDS encoding methyl-accepting chemotaxis protein: protein MKRLRVGKVKMSIQTKLLTGFLSVILLLVIVSLLALTSTRSMGNQAVDVNTKWMPSVTLLGTLNGDVSDLERLLLNIIVENNQDEVAKLNQDYETLLKKIQTERTAYEKLIESDDEQRLYQRFSTQYEAYIKVSPNVLNAGLNNDLNKAIALHRNAYAFWYTANSTIAELVAYDNKQATQLTDESVSTSRKASFNIILLSVIAIIVALAIAFLIARSISKPARSLQKAAEQIAAGDLTGSDLIIKNKDEIGSLAVSFNDMKHNLRQVIESVASTSELVAASSEQLTASSEQNKQAAEQIAETVQENAVGTAKQVDIANKSSQAMQEMAIGVEQIAVRAQTVSNSAVDAASKSSDGNHAIQQAVSQMDSIQQSLHSLGSVVKELGSRSQEIGNITKVITGISSQTNLLALNASIEAARAGEAGRGFAVVADEVGKLAEQSSQSAKQIIELVAFIQKDTLNAIEAVDLNNREFDKGMASVAIAGTAFQDILQAVNQVASDIEEVSAGAEQMSASTTEIVEYSRQISHIAQESAAGMLNVSAATQEQLASMEEINASSSSLAETAEQLHSEMNEFKI from the coding sequence ATGAAACGTTTGCGTGTTGGTAAAGTCAAAATGAGTATACAGACCAAATTGTTAACTGGCTTTTTAAGTGTGATTCTTTTGTTAGTCATAGTAAGTTTACTTGCTCTAACAAGTACACGAAGTATGGGCAATCAAGCAGTCGATGTAAATACGAAATGGATGCCAAGTGTTACTTTATTAGGAACGCTTAACGGGGATGTGTCCGATCTAGAGCGTCTATTGCTCAATATTATTGTAGAAAATAATCAAGATGAAGTTGCCAAGCTTAATCAAGATTACGAGACATTACTGAAAAAAATTCAAACAGAACGTACTGCTTATGAAAAGTTAATCGAAAGCGATGATGAACAACGTCTGTATCAACGCTTCTCTACACAATATGAAGCGTATATTAAAGTTTCACCTAACGTGCTTAATGCAGGTCTGAATAATGATTTGAATAAAGCGATTGCTTTGCACCGTAATGCGTATGCTTTCTGGTACACGGCTAATTCTACTATTGCAGAATTGGTAGCTTATGATAACAAACAAGCCACTCAACTTACAGATGAGTCGGTAAGTACATCGCGGAAAGCAAGTTTTAATATTATTTTGTTAAGTGTAATCGCTATTATTGTTGCTTTGGCTATTGCTTTCCTTATTGCTCGTTCGATCTCCAAGCCTGCTAGATCGCTACAAAAAGCAGCTGAACAAATTGCTGCCGGTGATCTGACTGGATCTGATTTGATTATCAAAAACAAAGATGAGATCGGTTCATTAGCGGTTTCATTTAATGATATGAAGCACAATTTGCGTCAGGTGATCGAATCGGTCGCTTCTACTTCCGAATTGGTCGCTGCTTCTTCAGAACAATTAACAGCAAGTAGTGAACAAAATAAACAAGCGGCTGAACAAATCGCGGAAACCGTACAAGAAAATGCAGTCGGTACAGCCAAACAAGTCGATATTGCCAACAAGTCTTCTCAAGCGATGCAAGAAATGGCGATCGGTGTAGAACAGATTGCGGTTCGTGCACAGACAGTATCTAACTCTGCTGTCGATGCGGCAAGCAAATCTTCGGATGGTAATCATGCTATCCAACAAGCGGTATCACAAATGGATTCAATTCAACAATCCTTACATTCTCTAGGCTCTGTAGTAAAAGAATTAGGTAGTCGCTCTCAAGAGATTGGTAATATTACCAAAGTAATCACTGGCATCTCTTCGCAAACGAATTTATTAGCGCTGAACGCTTCAATTGAAGCCGCTCGTGCAGGCGAAGCAGGTCGAGGATTCGCAGTCGTTGCTGATGAAGTCGGCAAATTAGCAGAACAATCTTCCCAATCAGCGAAGCAAATTATTGAATTGGTCGCTTTTATTCAAAAAGATACGTTAAATGCGATTGAAGCGGTTGATCTAAACAATCGTGAATTTGATAAAGGGATGGCTTCTGTCGCGATTGCAGGGACTGCTTTCCAGGATATTTTACAAGCAGTTAATCAAGTAGCAAGCGATATTGAAGAAGTATCTGCTGGTGCAGAACAGATGTCTGCAAGCACGACTGAGATTGTAGAGTATTCCAGACAGATTTCTCATATCGCTCAAGAATCGGCTGCCGGTATGTTAAATGTATCTGCTGCTACACAAGAACAGTTAGCATCGATGGAAGAAATTAATGCTTCCTCTTCTTCGCTAGCAGAGACGGCTGAACAGTTACACAGCGAAATGAATGAGTTCAAAATTTAA